The DNA window CTGTGTTAAATGTTTTCAGCATGCCTCCCTCCAAAATAATTCATTATAAAAGTATATCAACTATTATTAATCAAGTCAAAAGACGATCTCCTGGTGCCGGAAATAGCAACCCCCTGTCGTTGCATCATTCCTCAGGTTGAGTTTGCTTACTCCCTTAACGGTCAATGCTCTCAAAAGCTTCCGACTGTCATTATTTATTTCTTCAGATGGGAATTATTTATCCCCTGCCTATTCAGACAAGGGCTTATGTTCAGGTTTCTCAGAGATGGGATTCTTAAACGCATCCACATTCTATGAGATTAAGCCCCTTCTGTCAAATGGTTTATTTTTGCGGGCTTGTTGATGAGATGGAAAGCCCCGCTAAAAGGGGGCTTCTAAGAGGTAATACTAGAGGTTCCTTTAATTGTTTATAACGTATTGGCATTCACCGGCGCCGGCGATGATCGATGCCTCCATATTGAAATTCATGGAAGGTGCAGCACCTTTGAGGAAACCTTTAATCCAGGCGCCTGTTACCTGACACATAACATCAAGAGGCGCCCCTGCTTCCTGCCAGTTAACGCTGTGCAGGCAGTCGCTTTGTCTTATGGTGATCTTCCCCTCTTGAAAGGTGGGGCTGGCTCCCTGATCACAGGGCATGCCGTCCAGCTGACGATCATAGAGCGCCTTGAACAGGGATTCCTTATTGCCGGCTGCAATAGCATCCCTGGCCCCTTCGCCTGTTCTTTTTCCGTAATCCTCAGAGGCAGCGATGGCAGTCGCTTTGGCTTTTTCACCAAATTTGCCTGCAAAAGCGCCTATAAGAGCCCCTTCCCTGCTTTCAACCATTCTTATAAGGCCGGAGAGAAAACCGTGGATCGGCGCATCACCAATAATGTCCTCCAGGTCGATGCCGATAGGAAAAGCAGGGTATTTATCATCGACTTCCGCAATAATTTGCTCTGCCTCTGCGCTGAATACTGTTTTAAATGCTTCCTCAATTGCTGTCGCCCTTCCGGCTCCAATCTGGATTTTGTTGTAGAGCCACTGATGAATCGGCCCGAGAAACATGCTCATTTGTTTTTCCTCCTGATAATTTGTAATGTTATACTTTACACTATCTTAAAGGCTATTAACAAGTTGAAACTGGATAAATGAACTTATAAAAAGGATTTGAATTTGTTTTTTTCAGACTGACATGTTAAAGTTTTTTCTCCATAAATTAAAAGAGCAGGCAGGTAAAAATGGATATTGAAAAGATAAGAGAAAACTTTCCCGTTACAGATAAACTCATCTACTTTAATCATGCCGCCGTAGCGCCGCTCCCCCTGTCGACTTCGGAAAAGGTGAGGGAATTTTTGAGCGATTACACAAGCAATGGCTGTCTAAATTATATGGACTGGATAAAGTATCAGGAAAATACGAGATCCCTTGCTGCAAAACTCCTTGGCGGCAGGCCTTCCGAGATTGCCCTTGTGAAAAATACTTCCACCGGTATCTCCATGGTTGCCCAGGGACTCAAGTGGAGAGACGGAGACAATGTGATTATCCCGGAAGGGGAGTTTCCGGCCAATGCCTATCCCTGGTTTAATCTTAAAGATCGCGGCGTCGAGGTCCGTATTGTAAAAGAGAGAGACAGGCGTTTGTACCCGGAGGATTTTGAGGCGCTTATCGATGAAAGAACGAGGCTGATATCGGCAAGTTGGGTTGAGTTTGCCACAGGATTTATGAATGACATCGAGGCGCTCGGTCAACTATGCAAAAAGCATGATATCTACTTTTGTGTCGATGCCATTCAGGGACTCGGCATTTTTGAGATTGACGTTAAGGCCTGCAATATCGATTTCCTTGCGGCGGACGGTCATAAGTGGCTCCTTGCTCCCGAAGGAATCGGAATCTTTTATGTCTCCCAAAGGGTCATCGATAATCTGCATCCTCACTTTGTCGGGTGGCATAGTGTTGATGATCCATCCAATTATCTCCCTTATCATTTTGATAAAATCAGAAAAGACGCCAGGAAGTATGAGGAAGGGAGCCCGAACCTGCTAGGTACATACGCCCTCGGCGCCTCCCTGGAGTTGCTTCTTGGCATGGGAGTGAAGGAAATCGGTAAAAGGATATTGTTCCTTACCGATCGCCTGGCAGAAGGCCTTGAAGAAAGGGCGTATAAAATTTTAAGCCCGAGAGGGTGCAGTGAAAAATCGGGCATACTCATTTTCAGCGCCGGCAGCAGTGAAAAAGATGCCGGCCTCTTTGAATACCTCGGTAGAAATGATGTCTTTGCCGCGCCGAGAGGTGGAGGCATCAGGTTTTCACCTCACTTTTACAACAGTGAAGAAGAGATTAAAAGGGTTTTTGCCCTTATCGACCAGTTTAAAGGTTAATCGGGCATAATATCTTCGCTCTTTTTTGTTCTTGCCTCTCTATTCTGCTAAATTTATAAATAATGCGCTACAATTTATTTGACCACACGGCCGACCTGGGCATGGAATTTTTCGGTGGCAGCGGGGAAGAACTCTTTTTATCTGCTGCCACGGGGCTTTTTGATGTTATCACCGATCTTGAAAAGGTAAAGGCCGTAGAGAAGGTCAGCGTGAGCGCCGAAGGCATCGATGGAGAGGACCTCCTCGTCAACTGGCTTAGGGAGCTTCTTTATTTTCATCAGGTGAAGGGGATGCTCCTAAAAAAATTTGTTATCACCCGTATGGAAGCGACCTCCATTGAGGGCTATGCAAAGGGGGAGTTTTTTGATGAAAAAAGGCATGTCATAAAGAAAGAAATCAAGGCTGTTACCTACCATGATGTAGCGATCGAAGAAAAGGATGGCCAGTGGATGGCCAGGGTGGTATTTGATTTATGAAGAAGAAAAAAAAGGGGTCCTTTGTTTCCGAGAGGACTTCCGGGAATAGACAAAAGAGTTCCCCCGGCGGGGGGCAGGAGATAAGGCTGGAAAAGCTCGATGATTACCGGTGGCTTATCCCCCGTACCGGTGGAATGCGGGTGCCGGGCATGATTTACAGCAGTGAAAAGATGCTCCGTCATATCAGTCTCGATCAATCACCAAAACAGGTGGCAAACGTGGCCCATCTGCCGGGCATTGTAAAATACTCTCTCGCCATGCCTGACATGCACTGGGGCTATGGTTTTCCCATCGGCGGCGTGGCAGCCTTCGATGCGGAGGAGGGTATTATCTCTCCCGGCGGTGTCGGTTATGACATAAACTGCGGTTGCAGGCTCGTTTCCACAGCCTTGCAGGTCAATGATGTGAAAGGGCACATGGGCGGTCTTGTCGATGCCCTTTTCAACCAGATACCGACGGGTGTTGGATCGAGGGGAAAGATCAGGCTTTCAGTGGCAGATGAAAAAAAGGTCTGTCTCGAAGGAGCGAAATGGGCCGTAAAAAACGGTCTTGGCGCCGCTGAGGATATAGAGCATACTGAAGAGGGCGGCATGCTTGCCGGGGCTGATCCCTCGGCAGTGAGTGAAAGGGCCTATGAAAGAGGGAGGGACCAGTTGGGAACTTTGGGATCGGGCAACCACTTTCTCGAAGTGGGCCTTGTCGACAGGGTTTTCGATTCCTCCATGGCAACGGCCTTCGGCCT is part of the Deltaproteobacteria bacterium genome and encodes:
- a CDS encoding aminotransferase class V-fold PLP-dependent enzyme; translation: MDIEKIRENFPVTDKLIYFNHAAVAPLPLSTSEKVREFLSDYTSNGCLNYMDWIKYQENTRSLAAKLLGGRPSEIALVKNTSTGISMVAQGLKWRDGDNVIIPEGEFPANAYPWFNLKDRGVEVRIVKERDRRLYPEDFEALIDERTRLISASWVEFATGFMNDIEALGQLCKKHDIYFCVDAIQGLGIFEIDVKACNIDFLAADGHKWLLAPEGIGIFYVSQRVIDNLHPHFVGWHSVDDPSNYLPYHFDKIRKDARKYEEGSPNLLGTYALGASLELLLGMGVKEIGKRILFLTDRLAEGLEERAYKILSPRGCSEKSGILIFSAGSSEKDAGLFEYLGRNDVFAAPRGGGIRFSPHFYNSEEEIKRVFALIDQFKG
- a CDS encoding archease — translated: MRYNLFDHTADLGMEFFGGSGEELFLSAATGLFDVITDLEKVKAVEKVSVSAEGIDGEDLLVNWLRELLYFHQVKGMLLKKFVITRMEATSIEGYAKGEFFDEKRHVIKKEIKAVTYHDVAIEEKDGQWMARVVFDL